In Paenibacillus algicola, a genomic segment contains:
- the rimI gene encoding ribosomal protein S18-alanine N-acetyltransferase: protein MKQQEHPEREAGLTFRRMTLDDIPSVMEVEQDAFSLPWTEEAFQNEMTMNHFAHYMVMEYEGQLIGYAGMWTIVEEAHITNVALLGDYRGRKWGERLLDELMKTAAFMGMERMTLEVRVSNEVARNLYVKKGFAPAGIRKGYYSDNQEDALIMWAELDAYRAQAQEEGSEDIS from the coding sequence ATGAAGCAACAGGAGCACCCGGAGCGGGAGGCGGGGCTGACATTCAGGCGTATGACCCTGGACGATATCCCCAGCGTGATGGAGGTCGAGCAGGATGCCTTCAGCCTTCCGTGGACCGAAGAAGCGTTTCAAAATGAGATGACGATGAACCATTTTGCTCATTATATGGTCATGGAATATGAAGGCCAGCTGATCGGCTATGCGGGGATGTGGACGATCGTCGAAGAGGCCCATATTACGAATGTTGCCCTGCTGGGGGACTACCGGGGCCGAAAATGGGGCGAGCGTCTGCTGGACGAGCTGATGAAGACGGCGGCTTTTATGGGGATGGAGCGCATGACGCTGGAGGTACGGGTAAGCAATGAGGTGGCCCGGAATCTGTATGTCAAAAAAGGCTTTGCCCCCGCCGGCATCCGCAAAGGCTATTATTCCGACAATCAGGAGGACGCCCTCATCATGTGGGCAGAGCTTGATGCTTACCGGGCACAGGCTCAGGAGGAAGGAAGCGAAGATATATCATGA
- the tsaD gene encoding tRNA (adenosine(37)-N6)-threonylcarbamoyltransferase complex transferase subunit TsaD, whose product MIEQEHKQTHSAASDVSSLILAIETSCDETSVAVVRDGHEVLSNVIASQIETHQSFGGVVPEVASRKHVENITLSIQEAVQLAGVKLQELSCIAVTQGPGLVGALLVGVVAAKSLALALDKPLIGTHHIAGHIYANRIVSPLEYPCMALVVSGGHTELVDLQEEGDFRLIGRTRDDAVGEAYDKVARALGFPYPGGPHVDKLALEASEAVELPRVWLEPDSYDFSFSGLKSAVLNAVNQSKMRGEDVQTAAIAKGFQDSVTEVLVEKAIRAVKEFGSQQLLLCGGVAANRGLRQRLSARCEQEGIPLLIPPHVYCTDNAAMIAAAAHLKWKQGAVSGLDLKADPQLKLEEW is encoded by the coding sequence ATGATAGAGCAAGAGCATAAGCAAACACATTCGGCAGCTTCAGACGTCTCCAGCCTCATTCTGGCGATTGAGACCAGCTGTGACGAAACCTCGGTTGCGGTTGTGCGTGACGGACATGAGGTGCTGTCTAACGTGATCGCGAGCCAGATCGAAACCCATCAAAGCTTTGGGGGAGTTGTGCCCGAGGTCGCATCGCGCAAGCATGTGGAGAACATTACTTTGAGCATCCAGGAGGCCGTTCAGCTGGCAGGTGTGAAGCTACAAGAGCTTTCTTGTATTGCAGTCACCCAGGGACCGGGACTGGTTGGAGCGCTGCTCGTGGGCGTCGTGGCTGCCAAAAGCCTGGCGCTTGCCCTGGACAAGCCGCTCATCGGAACGCATCACATTGCCGGGCATATTTATGCCAACCGGATTGTCTCTCCGCTGGAGTACCCGTGCATGGCGCTCGTTGTGTCGGGAGGACATACGGAGCTGGTCGATCTGCAGGAGGAGGGGGACTTCCGCCTGATCGGACGCACCCGGGATGATGCGGTTGGAGAGGCGTATGACAAGGTAGCGCGTGCACTGGGCTTTCCTTATCCGGGAGGGCCGCATGTAGACAAGCTGGCGCTTGAAGCCAGCGAGGCGGTAGAGCTGCCGCGGGTATGGCTGGAGCCAGACTCCTATGACTTCAGCTTCAGCGGCTTGAAATCGGCGGTGCTGAATGCTGTTAACCAGAGCAAAATGCGCGGTGAAGACGTGCAGACCGCAGCCATTGCGAAGGGCTTCCAGGATTCAGTGACGGAGGTGCTGGTGGAAAAAGCGATCCGTGCCGTCAAGGAATTCGGCAGCCAGCAGCTGCTGCTTTGCGGCGGGGTCGCGGCCAACCGCGGTCTACGGCAGCGCCTGAGCGCCCGCTGTGAGCAGGAGGGCATCCCGCTTCTCATCCCGCCGCACGTGTACTGCACGGATAACGCGGCTATGATCGCCGCCGCCGCTCACCTCAAGTGGAAGCAGGGAGCCGTCAGCGGGCTGGATCTAAAAGCGGATCCCCAGCTTAAGCTGGAGGAGTGGTAG